One genomic window of Brienomyrus brachyistius isolate T26 chromosome 16, BBRACH_0.4, whole genome shotgun sequence includes the following:
- the LOC125710290 gene encoding R3H domain-containing protein 1-like isoform X2 produces the protein MRMSGTVTGKDEAEAVRGPEAVIAEPATGQKELAEASRDASLHGGRAEWQDKIQIHFSQPVGKNEPPIRDEDEKGKDTEEREKASRRMLSRDSSQEYTDSTGIDLHEFLVNTLKNNPRDRMMLLKLEHDILDFISNESQRRKFPPMTSYHRMLLHRVAAYFGLEHNVDPSGKSVIINKTSSTRIPDQKFSEHIKDDKTDDFQKRYILKRDNASLDRDDSMMRMRLKDDRRSKSIEEREEEYQRARDRIFAQDGTEAFPLDRRIQENEITNGTQQRRQIFRWRPPGRLKDGRSASSRQSSSENEPRYSELRPWSSTDSDSSGRILKPAMTKAGSFSGISVLMRGDSSGSSRGAGRLSKTGSESSGSLGSSTGSLCRSQLPPAPILGRTAILPSAGAGGSVCCEEGRPGLAVAPASAGYYLLQPAGMPPGSVLVNPHTGQPPLNPDRSTVMYSPTVLQPRARLHQPLPSPTLPASHPHQPTHHMLPQPMRLLQPSAQPAQCPAISYPTQLLPTPPNQQNTVDSLGPQFSHLSLGRQLSSEGPDGHAAMYPAPLVLHAPQAGGYMGGAPPQPVVQQSLPPFPQGYMQQQQQQPPMQQVPACYCAPAQFSLPAQPYRTATPVHYSGSQSQSLIQPNQQSGCQTVMPNQPHGYQSVVAMQPPPGQNLAGCQPSNMGSQMQGVLLHYPSATSCQVPVPQQTMVLPVQSGQGIVPSPSVQVYYSVLPAAQQSTMSSSLGFPPPQQMEPTTFPRTPPACGGQQQHPEQQRAGGPAPHAANVVMLHLALPPSHQPQPHSPPHWKYSKHHSLDYQRGPKLTELAAVDALQSSPPLGSPASSPIQSPGPAHDSSIKSVRPGLAPIPIMPQFTQGFVPGQGDVRYPLLGQPLHYNAPVCPPLLTGPHVVLNHQGPTGVRQGGRGKKPPRRAVSTDLSVGEAVNGRILEVASRKEAMALLSSL, from the exons ATGAGGATGTCCGGTACTGTCACCGGAAAAGATGAGGCTGAGGCAGTACGGGGTCCTGAGGCTGTGATCGCAGAGCCGGCGACAGGCCAAAAGGAGCTGGCGGAGGCCAGCAGGGATGCCAGTCTGCACGGTGGCAGGGCTGAATGGCAG GATAAAATTCAGATCCACTTCTCCCAACCAGTTGGAAAAAACGAGCCACCCATCAGAGACGAAGATGAGAAGGGGAAGGACACAGAAGAACGGGAGAAAGCCTCACGGAGGATGCTCTCCagag ATTCCAGTCAGGAATACACAGACTCGACTGGCATCGATCTCCATGAGTTCCTAGTAAACACTTTAAAAAATAACCCCAG GGACAGAATGATGCTGCTGAAGTTGGAGCATGACATCCTGGATTTCATCAGCAACGA AAGCCAGAGGAGGAAATTTCCCCCTATGACATCCTACCACAGGATGCTGCTGCACAGGGTGGCCGCCTACTTCGGGTTAGAGCACAACGTGGACCCATCAGGGAAGTCTGTCATCATCAATAAAACCAGCAGTACCCGAAT aCCTGATCAAAAGTTTTCAGAGCACATCAAAGATGATAAGACCGATGACTTCCAGAAGCGGTACATCCTCAAGAGGGACAATGCCAGCCTCGATCGGGATGACAGCATG ATGCGCATGCGGCTAAAGGACGACCGGAGAAGCAAATCCATAGAGGAGCGTGAGGAGGAGTACCAGCGGGCAAGAGACAGGATATTCGCACAAGAC GGTACCGAGGCCTTCCCACTAGACAGGAG GATCCAGGAGAATGAAATCACTAATGGCACGCAACAGAGACGCCAGATTTTTAG GTGGCGCCCCCCCGGCAGGCTGAAGGACGGACGGTCGGCCAGCAGCCGGCAGAGCAGCTCAGAGAACGAGCCCCGGTACTCAGAGCTGCGGCCCTGGAGCAGTACGGACTCTGACAGTTCGGGCCGCATTCTGAAGCCGGCCATGACCAAGGCCGGCAGCTTCAGCGGCATCTCGGTACTGATGCGGGGTGACAGCTCAGGCAGCAGCAGGGGTGCTGGCCGGCTCTCCAAGACAG GTTCAGAGTCTTCTGGTAGTTTAGGGTCATCCACGGGGTCGCTGTGTCGCTCTCAGCTGCCGcccgcccccatcctgggccgGACTGCCATACTTCCCTCTGCCGGTGCTGGTGGCTCTGTGTGCTGTGAAGAAGGCAGGCCCGGCCTGGCGGTGGCACCGGCTAGCGCTGGCTACTATCTGCTTCAGCCAGCAGGGATGCCACCTGGCAGTGTTCTGGTGAACCCCCACACAG GACAGCCCCCCCTGAACCCCGACCGCAGCACCGTGATGTACAGCCCCACTGTGCTCCAGCCACGAGCCCGGCTCCACCAGCCCCTGCCCTCCCCAACTCTGCCGGCCTCCCATCCGCATCAGCCGACTCACCACATGCTTCCGCAG CCCATGCGCCTACTGCAGCCATCAGCACAGCCTGCCCAGTGCCCAGCCATCTCGTACCCAACTCAGCTCCTGCCTACCCCCCCTAACCAGCAAAACACTGTG GACAGCCTGGGCCCCCAGTTCAGCCACTTGAGCCTGGGCCGGCAACTGTCCTCCGAGGGGCCAGACGGCCACGCCGCCATGTACCCGGCCCCGCTGGTGCTCCATGCCCCCCAAGCAGGGGGCTACATGGGGGGTGCTCCCCCACAGCCTGTTGTGCAGCAGTCCCTGCCACCATTCCCACAGGGGTacatgcagcagcagcagcagcagccaccCATGCAGCAG GTGCCAGCATGCTACTGCGCTCCAGCCCAATTCTCACTCCCAGCCCAGCCGTACCGCACCGCCACCCCCGTGCACTACAGCGGGTCACAGAGCCAGAGCCTGatccagcccaaccagcagtcaG GCTGTCAGACTGTGATGCCAAACCAGCCCCATGGCTACCAGAGTGTGGTGGCCATGCAGCCTCCCCCGGGCCAGAACCTCGCCGGCTGCCAGCCCAGCAATATGGGAAGCCAGATGCAAGGCGTGCTGCTCCACTATCCGTCCGCGACATCCTGTCAG GTGCCTGTGCCCCAGCAGACAATGGTCCTCCCCGTGCAGTCAGGCCAGGGGATTGTGCCCTCGCCCAGCGTGCAAGTGTACTACAGCGTGCTACCGGCCGCCCAGCAGAGCACCATGAG CTCCTCGCTGGGcttcccacccccccagcagatggAGCCGACGACGTTCCCGCGGACCCCCCCAGCTTGTGGcgggcagcagcagcaccccgaGCAGCAGCGCGCAG gtggccccgcccctcacgCAGCCAATGTGGTCATGCTGCATCTAGCCCTGCCCCCAAGTCACCAGCCTCAGCCCCACTCGCCCCCTCACTGGAAATACAGCAAGCACCACAGCTTGGACTACCAGAGGGGCCCCAAACTCACAGAGCTCGCGGCTGTGGACGCTTTGCAG AGCAGTCCCCCGCTGGGCAGCCCCGCCTCCTCTCCCATCCAGTCACCCGGCCCTGCCCACGACAGCAGCATCAAGAGTGTCCGTCCCGGCCTGGCCCCTatacccatcatgccccagtttACCCAAGGCTTTGTCCCGGGACAGG GTGATGTGAGGTACCCCCTGCTGGGCCAGCCCCTCCACTATAATGCCCCCGTGTGCCCCCCTTTACTGACTGGCCCCCATGTGGTTCTAAACCACCAG GGTCCCACGGGAGTCCGGCAGGGCGGCAGGGGAAAGAAGCCACCGAGGAGGGCAGTGTCTACAGATCTCAGTGTAGGTGAAGCAG TGAATGGGCGCATCTTGGAGGTGGCGAGTCGCAAAGAGGCAATGGCGCTACTCAGCAGCCTTTGA
- the LOC125710290 gene encoding R3H domain-containing protein 1-like isoform X1: protein MRMSGTVTGKDEAEAVRGPEAVIAEPATGQKELAEASRDASLHGGRAEWQDKIQIHFSQPVGKNEPPIRDEDEKGKDTEEREKASRRMLSRDSSQEYTDSTGIDLHEFLVNTLKNNPRDRMMLLKLEHDILDFISNESQRRKFPPMTSYHRMLLHRVAAYFGLEHNVDPSGKSVIINKTSSTRIPDQKFSEHIKDDKTDDFQKRYILKRDNASLDRDDSMMRMRLKDDRRSKSIEEREEEYQRARDRIFAQDGTEAFPLDRRIQENEITNGTQQRRQIFRWRPPGRLKDGRSASSRQSSSENEPRYSELRPWSSTDSDSSGRILKPAMTKAGSFSGISVLMRGDSSGSSRGAGRLSKTGSESSGSLGSSTGSLCRSQLPPAPILGRTAILPSAGAGGSVCCEEGRPGLAVAPASAGYYLLQPAGMPPGSVLVNPHTAGQPPLNPDRSTVMYSPTVLQPRARLHQPLPSPTLPASHPHQPTHHMLPQPMRLLQPSAQPAQCPAISYPTQLLPTPPNQQNTVDSLGPQFSHLSLGRQLSSEGPDGHAAMYPAPLVLHAPQAGGYMGGAPPQPVVQQSLPPFPQGYMQQQQQQPPMQQVPACYCAPAQFSLPAQPYRTATPVHYSGSQSQSLIQPNQQSGCQTVMPNQPHGYQSVVAMQPPPGQNLAGCQPSNMGSQMQGVLLHYPSATSCQVPVPQQTMVLPVQSGQGIVPSPSVQVYYSVLPAAQQSTMSSSLGFPPPQQMEPTTFPRTPPACGGQQQHPEQQRAGGPAPHAANVVMLHLALPPSHQPQPHSPPHWKYSKHHSLDYQRGPKLTELAAVDALQSSPPLGSPASSPIQSPGPAHDSSIKSVRPGLAPIPIMPQFTQGFVPGQGDVRYPLLGQPLHYNAPVCPPLLTGPHVVLNHQGPTGVRQGGRGKKPPRRAVSTDLSVGEAVNGRILEVASRKEAMALLSSL from the exons ATGAGGATGTCCGGTACTGTCACCGGAAAAGATGAGGCTGAGGCAGTACGGGGTCCTGAGGCTGTGATCGCAGAGCCGGCGACAGGCCAAAAGGAGCTGGCGGAGGCCAGCAGGGATGCCAGTCTGCACGGTGGCAGGGCTGAATGGCAG GATAAAATTCAGATCCACTTCTCCCAACCAGTTGGAAAAAACGAGCCACCCATCAGAGACGAAGATGAGAAGGGGAAGGACACAGAAGAACGGGAGAAAGCCTCACGGAGGATGCTCTCCagag ATTCCAGTCAGGAATACACAGACTCGACTGGCATCGATCTCCATGAGTTCCTAGTAAACACTTTAAAAAATAACCCCAG GGACAGAATGATGCTGCTGAAGTTGGAGCATGACATCCTGGATTTCATCAGCAACGA AAGCCAGAGGAGGAAATTTCCCCCTATGACATCCTACCACAGGATGCTGCTGCACAGGGTGGCCGCCTACTTCGGGTTAGAGCACAACGTGGACCCATCAGGGAAGTCTGTCATCATCAATAAAACCAGCAGTACCCGAAT aCCTGATCAAAAGTTTTCAGAGCACATCAAAGATGATAAGACCGATGACTTCCAGAAGCGGTACATCCTCAAGAGGGACAATGCCAGCCTCGATCGGGATGACAGCATG ATGCGCATGCGGCTAAAGGACGACCGGAGAAGCAAATCCATAGAGGAGCGTGAGGAGGAGTACCAGCGGGCAAGAGACAGGATATTCGCACAAGAC GGTACCGAGGCCTTCCCACTAGACAGGAG GATCCAGGAGAATGAAATCACTAATGGCACGCAACAGAGACGCCAGATTTTTAG GTGGCGCCCCCCCGGCAGGCTGAAGGACGGACGGTCGGCCAGCAGCCGGCAGAGCAGCTCAGAGAACGAGCCCCGGTACTCAGAGCTGCGGCCCTGGAGCAGTACGGACTCTGACAGTTCGGGCCGCATTCTGAAGCCGGCCATGACCAAGGCCGGCAGCTTCAGCGGCATCTCGGTACTGATGCGGGGTGACAGCTCAGGCAGCAGCAGGGGTGCTGGCCGGCTCTCCAAGACAG GTTCAGAGTCTTCTGGTAGTTTAGGGTCATCCACGGGGTCGCTGTGTCGCTCTCAGCTGCCGcccgcccccatcctgggccgGACTGCCATACTTCCCTCTGCCGGTGCTGGTGGCTCTGTGTGCTGTGAAGAAGGCAGGCCCGGCCTGGCGGTGGCACCGGCTAGCGCTGGCTACTATCTGCTTCAGCCAGCAGGGATGCCACCTGGCAGTGTTCTGGTGAACCCCCACACAG CAGGACAGCCCCCCCTGAACCCCGACCGCAGCACCGTGATGTACAGCCCCACTGTGCTCCAGCCACGAGCCCGGCTCCACCAGCCCCTGCCCTCCCCAACTCTGCCGGCCTCCCATCCGCATCAGCCGACTCACCACATGCTTCCGCAG CCCATGCGCCTACTGCAGCCATCAGCACAGCCTGCCCAGTGCCCAGCCATCTCGTACCCAACTCAGCTCCTGCCTACCCCCCCTAACCAGCAAAACACTGTG GACAGCCTGGGCCCCCAGTTCAGCCACTTGAGCCTGGGCCGGCAACTGTCCTCCGAGGGGCCAGACGGCCACGCCGCCATGTACCCGGCCCCGCTGGTGCTCCATGCCCCCCAAGCAGGGGGCTACATGGGGGGTGCTCCCCCACAGCCTGTTGTGCAGCAGTCCCTGCCACCATTCCCACAGGGGTacatgcagcagcagcagcagcagccaccCATGCAGCAG GTGCCAGCATGCTACTGCGCTCCAGCCCAATTCTCACTCCCAGCCCAGCCGTACCGCACCGCCACCCCCGTGCACTACAGCGGGTCACAGAGCCAGAGCCTGatccagcccaaccagcagtcaG GCTGTCAGACTGTGATGCCAAACCAGCCCCATGGCTACCAGAGTGTGGTGGCCATGCAGCCTCCCCCGGGCCAGAACCTCGCCGGCTGCCAGCCCAGCAATATGGGAAGCCAGATGCAAGGCGTGCTGCTCCACTATCCGTCCGCGACATCCTGTCAG GTGCCTGTGCCCCAGCAGACAATGGTCCTCCCCGTGCAGTCAGGCCAGGGGATTGTGCCCTCGCCCAGCGTGCAAGTGTACTACAGCGTGCTACCGGCCGCCCAGCAGAGCACCATGAG CTCCTCGCTGGGcttcccacccccccagcagatggAGCCGACGACGTTCCCGCGGACCCCCCCAGCTTGTGGcgggcagcagcagcaccccgaGCAGCAGCGCGCAG gtggccccgcccctcacgCAGCCAATGTGGTCATGCTGCATCTAGCCCTGCCCCCAAGTCACCAGCCTCAGCCCCACTCGCCCCCTCACTGGAAATACAGCAAGCACCACAGCTTGGACTACCAGAGGGGCCCCAAACTCACAGAGCTCGCGGCTGTGGACGCTTTGCAG AGCAGTCCCCCGCTGGGCAGCCCCGCCTCCTCTCCCATCCAGTCACCCGGCCCTGCCCACGACAGCAGCATCAAGAGTGTCCGTCCCGGCCTGGCCCCTatacccatcatgccccagtttACCCAAGGCTTTGTCCCGGGACAGG GTGATGTGAGGTACCCCCTGCTGGGCCAGCCCCTCCACTATAATGCCCCCGTGTGCCCCCCTTTACTGACTGGCCCCCATGTGGTTCTAAACCACCAG GGTCCCACGGGAGTCCGGCAGGGCGGCAGGGGAAAGAAGCCACCGAGGAGGGCAGTGTCTACAGATCTCAGTGTAGGTGAAGCAG TGAATGGGCGCATCTTGGAGGTGGCGAGTCGCAAAGAGGCAATGGCGCTACTCAGCAGCCTTTGA
- the LOC125710290 gene encoding R3H domain-containing protein 1-like isoform X4: MRMSGTVTGKDEAEAVRGPEAVIAEPATGQKELAEASRDASLHGGRAEWQDKIQIHFSQPVGKNEPPIRDEDEKGKDTEEREKASRRMLSRDSSQEYTDSTGIDLHEFLVNTLKNNPRDRMMLLKLEHDILDFISNESQRRKFPPMTSYHRMLLHRVAAYFGLEHNVDPSGKSVIINKTSSTRIPDQKFSEHIKDDKTDDFQKRYILKRDNASLDRDDSMMRMRLKDDRRSKSIEEREEEYQRARDRIFAQDGTEAFPLDRRIQENEITNGTQQRRQIFRLKDGRSASSRQSSSENEPRYSELRPWSSTDSDSSGRILKPAMTKAGSFSGISVLMRGDSSGSSRGAGRLSKTGSESSGSLGSSTGSLCRSQLPPAPILGRTAILPSAGAGGSVCCEEGRPGLAVAPASAGYYLLQPAGMPPGSVLVNPHTGQPPLNPDRSTVMYSPTVLQPRARLHQPLPSPTLPASHPHQPTHHMLPQPMRLLQPSAQPAQCPAISYPTQLLPTPPNQQNTVDSLGPQFSHLSLGRQLSSEGPDGHAAMYPAPLVLHAPQAGGYMGGAPPQPVVQQSLPPFPQGYMQQQQQQPPMQQVPACYCAPAQFSLPAQPYRTATPVHYSGSQSQSLIQPNQQSGCQTVMPNQPHGYQSVVAMQPPPGQNLAGCQPSNMGSQMQGVLLHYPSATSCQVPVPQQTMVLPVQSGQGIVPSPSVQVYYSVLPAAQQSTMSSSLGFPPPQQMEPTTFPRTPPACGGQQQHPEQQRAGGPAPHAANVVMLHLALPPSHQPQPHSPPHWKYSKHHSLDYQRGPKLTELAAVDALQSSPPLGSPASSPIQSPGPAHDSSIKSVRPGLAPIPIMPQFTQGFVPGQGDVRYPLLGQPLHYNAPVCPPLLTGPHVVLNHQGPTGVRQGGRGKKPPRRAVSTDLSVGEAVNGRILEVASRKEAMALLSSL; the protein is encoded by the exons ATGAGGATGTCCGGTACTGTCACCGGAAAAGATGAGGCTGAGGCAGTACGGGGTCCTGAGGCTGTGATCGCAGAGCCGGCGACAGGCCAAAAGGAGCTGGCGGAGGCCAGCAGGGATGCCAGTCTGCACGGTGGCAGGGCTGAATGGCAG GATAAAATTCAGATCCACTTCTCCCAACCAGTTGGAAAAAACGAGCCACCCATCAGAGACGAAGATGAGAAGGGGAAGGACACAGAAGAACGGGAGAAAGCCTCACGGAGGATGCTCTCCagag ATTCCAGTCAGGAATACACAGACTCGACTGGCATCGATCTCCATGAGTTCCTAGTAAACACTTTAAAAAATAACCCCAG GGACAGAATGATGCTGCTGAAGTTGGAGCATGACATCCTGGATTTCATCAGCAACGA AAGCCAGAGGAGGAAATTTCCCCCTATGACATCCTACCACAGGATGCTGCTGCACAGGGTGGCCGCCTACTTCGGGTTAGAGCACAACGTGGACCCATCAGGGAAGTCTGTCATCATCAATAAAACCAGCAGTACCCGAAT aCCTGATCAAAAGTTTTCAGAGCACATCAAAGATGATAAGACCGATGACTTCCAGAAGCGGTACATCCTCAAGAGGGACAATGCCAGCCTCGATCGGGATGACAGCATG ATGCGCATGCGGCTAAAGGACGACCGGAGAAGCAAATCCATAGAGGAGCGTGAGGAGGAGTACCAGCGGGCAAGAGACAGGATATTCGCACAAGAC GGTACCGAGGCCTTCCCACTAGACAGGAG GATCCAGGAGAATGAAATCACTAATGGCACGCAACAGAGACGCCAGATTTTTAG GCTGAAGGACGGACGGTCGGCCAGCAGCCGGCAGAGCAGCTCAGAGAACGAGCCCCGGTACTCAGAGCTGCGGCCCTGGAGCAGTACGGACTCTGACAGTTCGGGCCGCATTCTGAAGCCGGCCATGACCAAGGCCGGCAGCTTCAGCGGCATCTCGGTACTGATGCGGGGTGACAGCTCAGGCAGCAGCAGGGGTGCTGGCCGGCTCTCCAAGACAG GTTCAGAGTCTTCTGGTAGTTTAGGGTCATCCACGGGGTCGCTGTGTCGCTCTCAGCTGCCGcccgcccccatcctgggccgGACTGCCATACTTCCCTCTGCCGGTGCTGGTGGCTCTGTGTGCTGTGAAGAAGGCAGGCCCGGCCTGGCGGTGGCACCGGCTAGCGCTGGCTACTATCTGCTTCAGCCAGCAGGGATGCCACCTGGCAGTGTTCTGGTGAACCCCCACACAG GACAGCCCCCCCTGAACCCCGACCGCAGCACCGTGATGTACAGCCCCACTGTGCTCCAGCCACGAGCCCGGCTCCACCAGCCCCTGCCCTCCCCAACTCTGCCGGCCTCCCATCCGCATCAGCCGACTCACCACATGCTTCCGCAG CCCATGCGCCTACTGCAGCCATCAGCACAGCCTGCCCAGTGCCCAGCCATCTCGTACCCAACTCAGCTCCTGCCTACCCCCCCTAACCAGCAAAACACTGTG GACAGCCTGGGCCCCCAGTTCAGCCACTTGAGCCTGGGCCGGCAACTGTCCTCCGAGGGGCCAGACGGCCACGCCGCCATGTACCCGGCCCCGCTGGTGCTCCATGCCCCCCAAGCAGGGGGCTACATGGGGGGTGCTCCCCCACAGCCTGTTGTGCAGCAGTCCCTGCCACCATTCCCACAGGGGTacatgcagcagcagcagcagcagccaccCATGCAGCAG GTGCCAGCATGCTACTGCGCTCCAGCCCAATTCTCACTCCCAGCCCAGCCGTACCGCACCGCCACCCCCGTGCACTACAGCGGGTCACAGAGCCAGAGCCTGatccagcccaaccagcagtcaG GCTGTCAGACTGTGATGCCAAACCAGCCCCATGGCTACCAGAGTGTGGTGGCCATGCAGCCTCCCCCGGGCCAGAACCTCGCCGGCTGCCAGCCCAGCAATATGGGAAGCCAGATGCAAGGCGTGCTGCTCCACTATCCGTCCGCGACATCCTGTCAG GTGCCTGTGCCCCAGCAGACAATGGTCCTCCCCGTGCAGTCAGGCCAGGGGATTGTGCCCTCGCCCAGCGTGCAAGTGTACTACAGCGTGCTACCGGCCGCCCAGCAGAGCACCATGAG CTCCTCGCTGGGcttcccacccccccagcagatggAGCCGACGACGTTCCCGCGGACCCCCCCAGCTTGTGGcgggcagcagcagcaccccgaGCAGCAGCGCGCAG gtggccccgcccctcacgCAGCCAATGTGGTCATGCTGCATCTAGCCCTGCCCCCAAGTCACCAGCCTCAGCCCCACTCGCCCCCTCACTGGAAATACAGCAAGCACCACAGCTTGGACTACCAGAGGGGCCCCAAACTCACAGAGCTCGCGGCTGTGGACGCTTTGCAG AGCAGTCCCCCGCTGGGCAGCCCCGCCTCCTCTCCCATCCAGTCACCCGGCCCTGCCCACGACAGCAGCATCAAGAGTGTCCGTCCCGGCCTGGCCCCTatacccatcatgccccagtttACCCAAGGCTTTGTCCCGGGACAGG GTGATGTGAGGTACCCCCTGCTGGGCCAGCCCCTCCACTATAATGCCCCCGTGTGCCCCCCTTTACTGACTGGCCCCCATGTGGTTCTAAACCACCAG GGTCCCACGGGAGTCCGGCAGGGCGGCAGGGGAAAGAAGCCACCGAGGAGGGCAGTGTCTACAGATCTCAGTGTAGGTGAAGCAG TGAATGGGCGCATCTTGGAGGTGGCGAGTCGCAAAGAGGCAATGGCGCTACTCAGCAGCCTTTGA